The following proteins are co-located in the Cutaneotrichosporon cavernicola HIS019 DNA, chromosome: 3 genome:
- a CDS encoding uncharacterized protein (Major Facilitator Superfamily), with amino-acid sequence MGDYLDDSNLANKQLKGDDFTGSFDDLELASVNIKAVIRKCDIRIIPWVAFLYLLSFLDRSNIGNANIFGLSKDLGLDSNQYAAALACFFIFYVLFEVPSNIVMKAWRPSMWIPIIMISWGIVMIGMGFVQNFAGLLATRILLGVTEAGLFPGIAFFLTQWYRRFEISFRVALFFSAATIAGAFGGLLARLINLMDGVGGYEGWRWIFILEGVATVIAAFASFWLMHDYPDTAKFLTPAERKVLVDRLRLDNDGCSHAYKKRFIRDAILDWKSWFFGVAFFSAVVPLYCFSLFSPTIINQLGYTAGKAQLMSVPPYVAASFMTVFMGWLSDRLKVRSPFIVCLGIVGAIGYGLLLANISTGVSYFALFFAACGIYPAFPILVAWGSNNFGGSLKKSVATGILICSGNSGGVVSSFLFPKEHQPRFMMGHGVCVGFSCLLSLCGVFWWTYATYANNKKTERNAARGREWTAEEKLELEDEGDHVDWFFYTR; translated from the exons atgGGCGACTACTTGGACGACAGTAACCTTGCGAACAAGCagctcaagggcgacgacTTTACCGGCTCCTtcgacgaccttgagctcgccaGCGTCAACATCAAGGCTGTCATCCGCAAGTG TGATATTCGCATCATCCCCTGGGTGGCATTCCTCTACCTCCTTtccttcctcgaccgctCCAACATTGGAAATGCCAACATTTTCGGTCTCTCCAAGGATCTTGGGCTCGACTCCAACCAGTACGCGGCAGCACTGGCCTgcttcttcatcttctACGTCCTGTTCGAGGTGCCAAGCAACATTGTTATGAAGGCCTGGAGGCCGTCAATGTGGATCCCCATCATCATGATTTCGTGGGGTATCGTGATGATTGGCATGGGCTTTGTCCAGAACTTTGCCGGTCTCTTGGCCACCCGTATCCTTCTCGGTGTGACAGAGGCGGGTTTGTTCCCCGGTATCGCCTTCTTCCTTACCCAGTGGTACCGCCGCTTCGAGATTTCGTTCCGTGTGgcgctcttcttctcggctGCGACCATCGCCGGCGCCTTTGGTGGTCTTCTTGCCCGTCTCATCAACCTCATGGACGGCGTGGGTGGTTACGAGGGCTGGCGCTGGATCTTCATCCTTGAGGGTGTCGCGACCGTCATCGCTGCCTTTGCGTCCTTCTGGTTAATGCACGACTACCCCGACACCGCAAAGTTCCTTAcgcccgccgagcgcaaggtcCTGGTGGaccgcctgcgcctcgacaacgacggCTGCTCGCACGCGTACAAGAAGCGTTTCATCCGGGATGCCATCCTCGACTGGAAGAGCTGGTTCTTTGGCGTCGCATTCTTCTCCGCCGTCGTCCCCCTCTACTGcttctccctcttctcGCCTACCATCATCAACCAACTCGGCTACACGGCCGGCAAGGCGCAGCTCATGTCCGTGCCGCCCTATGTCGCGGCGTCGTTCATGACCGTCTTTATGGGTTGGCTTTCGGACCGTCTCAAAGTGCGTTCGCCCTTTATCGTGTGTCTCGGTATCGTTGGTGCAATCGGGTATGGTCTCCTCCTGGCAAACATCTCCACCGGCGTCTCCTACTTTGccctcttcttcgccgcGTGTGGCATCTACCCAGCCTTCCCGATCCTCGTCGCGTGGGGCTCGAACAACTTTGGTGGTTCTCTCAAGAAGAGCGTCGCGACCGGCATCCTCATTTGCAGTGGTAACTCTGGCGGTGTTGTCTCCTCATTCCTCTTTCCCAAGGAGCACCAGCCGCGCTTCATGATGGGCCACGGCGTTTGCGTCGGGTTCTCAtgcctcctctccctctgcGGCGTCTTCTGGTGGACCTACGCCACTTACGCCAACAACAAGAAGACTGAGCGCAACGCCGCCCGTGGGCGCGAGTGGACCgcggaggagaagctcgagctcgaggacgagggcgaccaCGTCGACTGGTTCTTCTACACTCGATAG
- the irc3 gene encoding uncharacterized protein (Type III restriction enzyme, res subunit), with translation MFMHLIPAVPGVDELNVQRPQSEGYGREQGGTEMAGAGPGEGQTLILVGSIELAEQARAVARRLLPDWNVELEQAKHVASGFADITVATYQTLSNPVRLLKFNPERFKLIIVDEAHHAAAKSYLRLLHYFNAGVSLPPDVEAYETLDESPDVPIVGFSATFSRHDTLALSAAFEEIVFHRDVGDMLEEGWLSPVKSTAVYADLQLGDVETTSTGEYATASLASHVNTPAVNLLVVRTYLHRAADRRSTLAFAVNLQHVADLVAAFRNAGVDARSITSTMPAGARRDVMESFRKGEFPVLVNCEVLTEGADVPEIDCVVLARPTRSKNLLAQMVGRGLRLSPTTGKQDCYLIDIADNISRASGMIVLPTLFGLTHEDVAEELALADAKAAERTPSALAVSAPTKVRLVDVSDPFALKAPNHVHIPALSQLAWFHCGGGKCVLELMGGGHITIEPIEEKWSVSFTPKLPRIGGAPRRGSPFGRVQQLAFADDADRAVRTADAYVERRLTRNTLRQMSKYAPWRTRPASEKQIQMLLKIKGIKAQEGEGARIMIGGTPIDVQSLTAGQVAAVLCAAQHGGLGTRKRAEERAAAADAKAARRAEKERAAAARNLRLPGEES, from the exons ATGTTCATGCACCTCATCCCGGCAGTGCCCGGTGTCGATGAGCTGAACGTCCAGCGGCCCCAGTCAGAGGGCTATGGGAGAGAGCAAGGTGGGACGGAGATGGCGGGTGCCGGGCCCGGGGAAGGCCAGactctcatcctcgtcggctcTATTGAACTTGCGGAACAGGCGCGCGCTGTCGCACGCCGTCTCCTGCCCGACTGGAACGTCGAACTTGAGCAGGCAAAGCACGTCGCCTCGGGGTTTGCCGACAT TACCGTCGCGACATACCAGACGCTCTCGAACCCCGTGCGCCTACTCAAGTTCAACCCCGAGCGCTTCAAGCTCATcattgtcgacgaggcgcatCACGCTGCCGCCAAGTCCTATCTCCGCCTACTTCACTACTTCAACGCGGGCGTGTCGCTACCACCAGACGTGGAGGCGTATGAGAC GCTCGACGAAAGTCCGGATGTGCCCATCGTCGGGTTCTCCGCCACGTTTAGCAGGCATGACACGCTCGCActctcggccgccttcGAGGAGATCGTATTTCATCGCGACGTCGGGGACATGCTGGAGGAAGGATG gctGTCTCCCGTGAAGAGCACTGCCGTGTACGCCGACTtgcagctcggcgatgtTGAGACGACCTCCACGGGCGAGTACGCAACCGCCTCGTTGGCCTCACACGTCAACACGCCCGCGGTCAACCTCCTCGTTGTGCGAACGTATCTCCATCGCGCAG CCGATCGGCGCTCGACCCTCGCGTTCGCTGTCAACCTTCAGCATGtggccgacctcgttgCGGCGTTCCGAAACGCTGGCGTTGACGCCCGCAGCATTACCTCTACCATGCCGgcaggagcgcggcgcgacgtCATGGAGTCGTTCCGGAAGGGAGAGTTCCCAGTGCTCGTCAACTGCGAGGTGCTCAcggagggcgcggacgTGCCGGAGATCGACTGCGTTGTGCTTGCGcgaccgacgaggagcaaGAACCTGCTGGCGCAGATG GTCGGGCGCGGACTTCGTCTTTCGCCTACGACAGGCAAGCAAGACTGCTATCTCATCGACATTGCAGACAACATCTCGCGGGCGAGCGGTATGATCGTCCTTCCGACTCTCTTCGGTCTCACGCACGAGGACGTGGCTGAGGAGCTGGCACTCGCGGATGCCAAGGCAGCAGAGAGGACGCCGTCTGCCCTTGCGGTCTCCGCTCCCACCAAGGTCCGGCTCGTGGATGTGTCTGACCCCTTTGCTCTCAAAGCGCCGAATCACGTACACATCCCCGCGCTGTCACAACTCGCGTGGTTTCACTGTGGCGGGGGCAAGTGTgttctcgagctcatggGCGGTGGTCACATCACGATCGAGCCCATTGAGGAAAAGTGGAGTGTGAGTTTCACGCCAAAGCTGCCACGCATCGGCggtgcgccgcgccgtgGCAGCCCATTTGGGCGTGTCCAACAACTCGCGTTCGCAGACGATGCAGACCGTGCGGTGCGCACAGCCGACGCATACGTCGAGCGTCGCCTAACGCGAAACACTTTGCGACA AATGAGCAAATACGCGCCGTGGCGCACACGCCCGGCGTCGGAGAAGCAGATCCAGATGCTGCTCAAGATCAAAGGCATCAAGGCccaggagggcgagggcgcgagGATCATGATCGGTGGAACACCAATAGACGTGCAGTCGCTGACAGCCGGGCAG GTCGCGGCCGTCCTCTGTGCCGCGCAACATGGCGGTTTGGGGACCAGGAAacgggccgaggagcgggcCGCAGCTGCTGACGCcaaggcggcgaggcgggccgagaaggagcgtGCTGCAGCGGCGCGCAACCTGCGCCTGCCAGGAGAGGAGAGCTGA
- the URE1 gene encoding uncharacterized protein (Urease alpha-subunit, N-terminal domain) translates to MHLLPREQDKLLIATVGQLAQRRLARGLALNRGEAVGLLSFQLHELARDGTYSVAQLMDLGKKMLGRRHVMDGVPEEIHTVQIEATFPDGTFLVTIHDPVCADSVDLELALYGSFFPIPNEDKFPIREHLAKEDLPGAVVCLKEKISLTPGRKRILVEVKNLGDRPIQVGSHYHFLEANAALLFDRELSYGKHLDIVAGMAVRFEPGERKTVPLVEIGGKKNIWGGHGICPGPLDERNRHTLVRERVRELDFAHKKQEIVEEAPSPEVDREVYASIFGPTTGDRMRLGDTSLWIEIEKDYTVYGDECKFGGGKVIRDGMGQASNKSGAEVLDAVISNAVIIDWSGIYKADIGIKDGRIHGIGKAGNPDIQDGVDPLMIVGAHTEVIAGEGKIVTAGGLDTHVHYICPQIVEEALSSGLTSVIGGGTGPSASTNATTVTPSKWYMEAMMLATDGLPLNFGFSGKGADSGEASLRDIIEAGAMALKVHEDWGATPEVIDRSLNVSDEYDIQITIHTDTLNEAGYVESTVDAFKGRTIHTYHTEGAGGGHAPDIIVVCEHPNVLPSSTNPTMPYCKNTLDEHLDMLMVCHHLDRSIPEDIAFADSRIRAETVAAEDVLHDLGAISMMSSDGMAMGRIGEVVARTWRTASKMRDHRGPLEGDEEGRDNTRVKRYIAKYTINPAITHGVSHIVGQVMPGMLADLVVWDPPYFGARPDMTIKGGIIAYAHVGDANASIPTVQPIIGRSMYGSEPDAAGFNSVVFVSKASIDNGTIKGYGLRKRPEAVRNCRNISKHDMKWNDYIPRMEVDPETYEVRADGELMDVPPADTLPLTKRLFLF, encoded by the exons ATGCACCTCCTTCCCCGCGAGCAG GACAAGCTCCTCATTGCGACTGTCGGTCAGCTGGCGCAGCGAcgtctcgcgcgcggcctgGCCCTCAACCGTGGTGAGGCGGTCGGCCTTCTCAGCTTCCAGCTCCACGAGCTCGCACGCGATGGCACATACAGCGTCGCGCAGCTTATGGACCTCGGCAAGAAGATGCTCGGACGCCGGCATGTGATGG acgGCGTGCCTGAAGAGATCCATACTGTACAGATAGAGGCGACCTTCCCT gacGG CACTTTTCTCGTCACCATCCATGACCCAGTTTGCGCCGACAGcgttgacctcgagcttgcACTTTACGGTAGCTTCTTCCCCATCCCAAACGAAGACAAATTCCCCATCCGCGagcacctcgccaaggaAGACCTCCCAGGTGCAGTTGTGTgcctcaaggagaagatCAGCCTCACTCCTGGCCGCAAAcgcatcctcgtcgaggtcaagaacCTCGGTGACCGGCCGATCCAGGTCGGGTCGCACTACCACTTCCTCGAGGCGAACGCTGCACTTCTGTTTGACCGCGAACTCTCGTACGGAAAGCACCTCGACATTGTGGCCGGCATGGCCGTGCGCTTCGAACCGGGCGAGCGCAAGACTGTGCCGCTCGTCGAGATTGGCGGGAAGAAAAATATTTGGGGTGGGCATGGGATTTGCCCAGGGCCGCTGGACGAGCGGAATAGGCACACGCttgtgcgcgagcgtgTGCGTGAGCTCGACTTTGCGCACAAGAAGCAGGAGATAGTGGAAGAGGCGCCCTCACCCGAGGTCGATCGCGAAGTC TACGCGTCCATTTTCGGACCAACAACTGGCGACCGCATGCGCCTTGGCGACACGAGCCTGTGgatcgagatcgagaaggACTACACGGTGTATGGCGACGAGTGCAAGTTTGGCGGAGGCAAGGTCATCCGCGACGGCATGGGACAGGCGTCAAATAAGTCTGGTGCAGAGGTACTGGACGCGGTCATCTCCAACGCGGTCATCATTGACTGGAGCGGTATCTACAAGGCAGACATTGGCATCAAGGACGGGCGCATCCATGGCATCGGCAAGGCGGGCAACCCAGACATCCAGGACGGTGTTGACCCCCTCATGATCGTCGGCGCTCACACCGAAGTCATTGCTGGCGAGGGCAAGATTGTCACCGCTGGTGGCCTCGACACGCACGTGCACTATATCTGTCCACAGAtcgtggaggaggcgctctCGTCTGGTCTTACATCAGTCATTGGTGGCGGAACGGGTCCCTCCGCCAGCACCAACGCAACGACAGTCACCCCCAGCAAGTGGTACATGGAGGCGATGATGCTCGCGACGGACGGTTTGCCGCTCAACTTTGGATTCTCGGGTAAGGGCGCCGACTCGGGCGAGGCGAGTCTGCGTGACATCATTGAGGCGGGTGCCATGGCGCTCAAGGTGCACGAGGACTGGGGAGCGACGCCCGAGGTCATCGACCGCAGTCTCAACGTGTCTGACGAGTACGACATCCAGATTACCATTCATACCGACACGCTCAACGAGGCTGGCTACGTCGAGAGCACTGTTGACGCGTTCAAGGGCCGCACCATCCACACGTACCACACTGAGGGCGCCGGTGGTGGTCATGCGCCTGACATCATCGTTGTATGCGAGCATCCCAACGTCCTCCCGTCATCCACCAACCCGACCATGCCATACTGCAAGAACACACTCGacgagcacctcgacatGCTCATGGTATGCCACCACCTGGACCGGTCGATTCCCGAGGACATTGCGTTCGCCGACTCGCGCATCCGCGCGGAGACAGtggccgccgaggacgtgctGCACGACCTCGGAGCGATCTCGATGATGAGTTCGGACGGCATGGCTATGGGACGTAttggcgaggtggtggcgcgCACTTGGCGTACAGCGAGCAAGATGCGCGACCATCGCGGTccgctcgagggcgacgaggaggggcgTGACAACACGCGCGTAAAACGCTACATTGCCAAGTACACGATCAACCCGGCAATCACGCACGGCGTCTCGCACATTGTGGGCCAGGTCATGCCAGGCATGTTGGCCGACCTCGTGGTCTGGGACCCGCCGTACTTTGGTGCGCGTCCCGACATGACGATCAAGGGCGGTATTATTGCGTATGcgcacgtcggcgacgccaaCGCCTCCATCCCGACTGTTCAGCCGATAATCGGGCGGTCGATGTACGGTTCCGAGCCTGACGCGGCGGGGTTCAACAGCGTCGTGTTCGTGTCCAAGGCGTCGATCGACAATGGCACTATCAAGGGATACGGGCTCCGGAAGCGGCCCGAGGCAGTGCGTAACTGCCGCAATATCAGCAAACACGACATGAAGTGGAACGACTACATCCCGCGCATGGAGGTCGACCCCGAGACGTACGAGGTGCGcgcggacggcgagctcaTGGACGTGCCGCCGGCCGATACGCTTCCGCTCACCAAGcgtctcttcctcttctaG